The Pantoea trifolii nucleotide sequence TGGCAAGTGTGATGTTCAGGATCGATGCGGATCGACAATAAGCCCCGAATTGATTCTAAGCTGAAGCCGAGCTGGCGACCATAGCGAATAAAACGCAGCCGCTGTAAATCATCTTCACTATAAAGGCGAAAGCCGCCCTCAGTACGTACCTCGTGATTCATCATCTGCTGTTTTTCATAAAAACGGATGGTATCTGGCGTAACATCCGCCATTTTTGCCAGCTGGCCAATTCGGTACATGCTATTGCTCCCGCTGCAAATGATGATGGATGACGTCGCCATAATCGTCTCGCAAGAAGTCAGTACTGATTCCGGCTTGCTGAAGTTTTGTTTCTAGCAGCGCTAAGCGTTTCGATAATTCACGTGTCTTGCCATCATCAGGATTCAGTCCGCGTAGTAGATCATTTAACGCCAACGCTTCACGACGCATTTCAAGTTCCGGCGGTAAGTGACCAGAGTTTTTCAATAGACGATATGCCGTGCGCAGTTCAACCGGCACTCCGCTGTCATCATCTAACTGTAAAGGCGCGCCTTCGCCGGGCAGATTACTCAGTTCACCTTTTTCCTGAGCTTCACGGATGTGCTGCTCAACAAGTTGATCAATTAGCCACATAAGAACGCTCCTGACGGTGTATCTGCCATCAGCATAGCGAAAGGGGAGTAAATGGGAAGGAATTACGGACAATAAAAAACCCGCCGAAGCGGGTTTTCTACGATACTGCAAATTACTCTGCAGTAGCTTCTGCTTGAGCTTCTGGACGATCAACCAGCTCGATGTAAGCCATCGGAGCGTTGTCACCAGCACGGAAGCCACACTTCAGAATACGAGTGTAACCACCGGCACGGCTCGCGAAACGCGGGCCCAGCTCGTTAAACAGTTTTGCCACGATCTCGTTATCACGAGTGCGGGCGAATGCCAGACGACGATTAGCTACGCTGTCGGTCTTGGCAAGAGTAATCAGCGGCTCAACTACGCGACGCAGTTCTTTGGCTTTCGGCAGAGTCGTTTTGATGATCTCATGACGAACCAGAGAACCAGCCATGTTGCGGAACATAGCCTGACGATGGCTGCTGTTGCGGTTCAGTTGACGACCACTCTTACGATGGCGCATGACCTTATCCTTCTCAGTGAAACCTTAACCTGTGATCTGATTATTCATCAGCAATGCTTGCTGGCGGCCAGTTTTCCAGGCGCATGCCCAGAGACAAACCACGTGAAGCAAGCACATCTTTAATCTCGGTAAGAGATTTTTTACCCAGGTTAGGCGTTTTAAGCAGCTCAACCTCGGTACGCTGTACCAGATCACCGATGTAGTGGATAGCTTCTGCCTTAAGGCAGTTAGCAGAGCGGACAGTCAATTCCAGATCGTCAACAGGGCGCAGCAGGATCGGATCGAATTCTGGTTTCTCTTCTTTCACTTCTGGCTGACGTACATCACGTAAGTCAACGAAAGCTTCCAGTTGTTCTGCCAGGATGGTTGCCGCACGACGAATCGCCTCTTCAGGATCGATTGTGCCGTTGGTTTCCATTTCGATGACCAGCTTGTCCAGGTCGGTACGCTGTTCTACACGCGCTGCTTCAACATTGTAGGCAATACGGTCTACAGGGCTGTAGCAAGCGTCAACCAACAGACGGCCGATTGGGCGCTCATCTTCTTCCGAATGAATTCGGGCAGAAGCCGGCACATAACCACGACCACGCTGAACTTTGATACGCATGCTAATAGATGCGTTTTCGTCGGTCAGGTGGCAGATCACATGCTGCGGCTTGACGATTTCAACATCACCGTCGTGGGTGATGTCGGCTGCAGTCACAGGGCCAATGCCAGATTTATTCAGAGTAAGGATGACTTCATCTTTACCTTGAACTCTTACCGCCAACCCTTTCAGGTTAAGCAGGATTTCCAGGATATC carries:
- the zntR gene encoding Zn(2+)-responsive transcriptional regulator, producing MYRIGQLAKMADVTPDTIRFYEKQQMMNHEVRTEGGFRLYSEDDLQRLRFIRYGRQLGFSLESIRGLLSIRIDPEHHTCQESKAIVAKRLDEVNGMIAELQTIQRSLHRLADTCCGDVHSSACCSILEALEKGEEPQPEMCCSKD
- a CDS encoding DnaJ family domain-containing protein, with product MWLIDQLVEQHIREAQEKGELSNLPGEGAPLQLDDDSGVPVELRTAYRLLKNSGHLPPELEMRREALALNDLLRGLNPDDGKTRELSKRLALLETKLQQAGISTDFLRDDYGDVIHHHLQREQ
- the rplQ gene encoding 50S ribosomal protein L17 translates to MRHRKSGRQLNRNSSHRQAMFRNMAGSLVRHEIIKTTLPKAKELRRVVEPLITLAKTDSVANRRLAFARTRDNEIVAKLFNELGPRFASRAGGYTRILKCGFRAGDNAPMAYIELVDRPEAQAEATAE
- a CDS encoding DNA-directed RNA polymerase subunit alpha, which codes for MQGSVTEFLKPRLVDIEQVSSTHAKVTLEPLERGFGHTLGNALRRILLSSMPGCAVTEVEIDGVLHEYSTKEGVQEDILEILLNLKGLAVRVQGKDEVILTLNKSGIGPVTAADITHDGDVEIVKPQHVICHLTDENASISMRIKVQRGRGYVPASARIHSEEDERPIGRLLVDACYSPVDRIAYNVEAARVEQRTDLDKLVIEMETNGTIDPEEAIRRAATILAEQLEAFVDLRDVRQPEVKEEKPEFDPILLRPVDDLELTVRSANCLKAEAIHYIGDLVQRTEVELLKTPNLGKKSLTEIKDVLASRGLSLGMRLENWPPASIADE